GAGGAACTCGTCTTCGGTGATGCGGTAGACGATGACGTCGTCGACGATCCCGCCATCGGCCGCGAGCACGAGCGAGTACTTGGCCTTGCCGATCTTCATGGCCCCGATGCGACCGGCGAGGGCACGGTCGAGGAAGTCGGCCGCGCCGGCACCCTCGATCCGGAACTCCGCCATGTGCGAGATGTCGAAGATCCCCGCGGCCTGCCGCACCGCGTGGTGCTCGGCGAGGTCCGACGTGTAGCGGACCGGCATGAGCCAGCCGCCGAAATCGGTGAAGGATGCTCCGAGCCGCTCATGCAGCTCGTGCAGCGGCGACTGCCGCGGCTCGGTCGTGGTCTCGGTCATGCCGTCTCCGCTCAACATTCCACGACGCTGACCGCGAGGCCGCCGAGCGCCGTCTCCTTGTACTTGCTGCTCATGTCGCGTCCCGTCTCGCGCATGGTCACGATGACCTCGTCGAGGGAGACACGATGGGTGCCGTCGCCCCACAGCGCCATCTTGGCGGCGTTGATCGCCTTCGCCGCCGCGATCGCGTTGCGTTCGATGCACGGGATCTGCACGAGCCCGCCGATGGGATCGCACGTGAGGCCGAGGTTGTGCTCCATCGCGATCTCCGCCGCGTTCTCGACCTGGTGGGGCGTCCCGCCGAGGACCTCCGCGAGGCCAGCCGCCGCCATCGACGAGGCCGAGCCCACCTCGCCCTGGCAGCCGACCTCGGCGCCCGAGATCGACGCCCGAGCCTTGTAGAGGACGCCGATCGCCGCAGCGGTCAGCAGGTAGGGCACGACGATCTCCTCGCGCGCCCGGCCGCGGGCCGCGTAGTGGGTCGCGTAGTGCAGCACCGCCGGGATGATGCCGGCGGCCCCGTTCGTGGGCGCGGTGACGATCCGTCCCCCCGACGCGTTCTCCTCGTTGACGGCCAGCGCCACGAAGTTCACCCATTCCTGCCAGAACGTGGGGTCGTCGCCGCGCGGGTCGTCACGGCGCAGCCGGTCCTGCCAGGCGGGTGCGCGACGGGGCACCCGCAGGCCGCCCGGCAGCATCCCCTCGCGGGCGGCGCCGGCGGCGACGCTGTCCGCCATGACGTCGGCCAGGTGCAGGATGCCGCCGGTGATCTCGTCGTCGCTCCGGGACGCGCGTTCGTTCCGACGCTGGATCTCGGCCATCGAGACACCCTCGCGCTCGCAGTGGGTGAGGAGCTCGGCCGCCGTCTCGAACGGGAACGGCACGGGCGTGGAGGAAATGGCCTGCGCCTGCTCGCCGTCGCGGACGATGAAGCCCCCGCCGGTCGAGTAGTAGACGGCGTCATCGAGGAGCTCCCCCGCCGCATCCCACGCCTTCAGGCGTAGCGCGTTCGTGTGCCCGGGGAGGATGGTGAGCGGGTGGAGGATGACGTCGTCCTCGCACAGGGGAACGTCGCCCGTCCCGCCCACCCGGACCCGACGCTCATCGCGGATGGCGGCGGTGCGCTCCTCGACCTGTGGAGGAAGCACCTCATCGGGCTGCAGCCCTTCGAGCCCCAGCAGGACGGCGGTCAGCGTGCCGTGACCTCGGCCGGTCGCTGCGAGCGAACCGTACAGATCGACCTGCACACGCGTCGCGAGATCGGCATCGATCCGCGAGACGAAGTCGGCGGCGGCGCGCATCGGTCCCACCGTGTGGGAACTGGACGGCCCGATGCCCACGGTGAAGAGGTCGAAGACGCCGATGCTCACAGACATCGCGATGCTCGAGCGGGTGGGTGTGACAGTGGGAACAACGGAACTCCTGACGGCGCAGCGGGATGCGGGTGAGTTCCTCCCCCTCTGTCATCGGCCTGAGAGATTTCACGGGCGATGCCCGCTTGCCCCGTCGGCGGGCATCCGCAGAGGATGCCGCTTTTCAGAGTGACCATGTCGGCTCGGTACGGGGGCCTGAGAGATTCCGGGGAGGGATTGCTCCTTCGGCAGCCACGAGGGCTTCTCCCGAGCAGACGCGATGGTCCGGTGTGCGATTGTGAGCGCGAGCCTATCACCGGGCCCCGCTGCGCGGATACGGCGTCAGTCGGTCGTGCACTCCCCCGACGAGACGGTGGGCGCGTCCGGCGACACGTCCAGCGCCGGGCGGAGCTCGTCGGTCGTCATCGCGTACCCGCGGGTCGCGTCGTCCTGGCCGCGGGCGAACACCACGCCGGTCACTTCGCCGTTCTCGGTGAGGAGCGGGCCGCCCGAATTGCCGGGGCGGACGTCGGCTTCGAGCGCGTAGATCTCGCGGGGCTGCGAGCTCTTCTCGTAGATGTCCGACACGATGGCATCGCCGACGGAGAGCACGTACGCCGCGCTGCTCGTGAAGGGTCCACCGAGCGGGTACCCCTGCACCGCGACGGGAGTGCCGGCCGCGACGTCGCCGACGATCGGCAGCGGCGCCGCACCCAGACCGGAGACGCTGATGACGGCGAGGTCGTCGATCGGATCGAAGTAGACGATGCGACCCTCCTCGGCATCCCGTCCGGGAAGCTCGACGAGCGGAGTGTCGACGCCCGCGACGACGTGCGCGTTCGTGACGACGAGGTCCTCGGCGACGACGAATCCCGACCCCGTCAGCGACGCTCCGCAGGCGTAGGCGTTACCGCTGATGCGGGCGACGGATGCCCCGGCCCGCTGCAGCTGCGGATCGTCGAGCGAGACGGGGGGCGCCGTCGGCTCGACCTCGGGGGCGAGCAGCTCGCCGACGCGCGGGATGCCCTCGTCGACGATGAAGCCGCGGAACTCGGCGAGCGCAGAGTCGAGGCCGGGAGGGGTGAGGGCGTCGATGGCGCCGAGCACGCGGGAGGAGGCGACGGCGGGGGCGACACCCGGCATCCCGGATCCGACGATCGCACCGCTCGCGAGCAGGAGGACGACGGCCGCGGCGGCGGTGTTGACGACCCCTCCGAGGATGCGGTCGACGGGGGCGAGCTTCGCCTTGTCGACGCCTCGGCGCAGGCGTGCGCCGACAGCGGTGCCGATCGACGCCAGAGCGACGACGATGCCGAGGGCGATGAGGGCGAGGACGAGACTCCGGTACTCCCAGCCCGAGAAGGTCGGCGCGATCACCGGGGTGAGCCACACCGCGAGGACCGCGCCGAGGACGATGCCGATGAGCGTGCCGGCCGTGGCGACGAGGCCACGAAGGAGACCGCCGAAGAGCGCGGCGATGAGGACGAGCACGACGATGATGTCGACGACGAGCACGGCGATCCTTCCTGGGCGAGTCCACTCGGGAGAGCCGGCGGTACCTCTCGATCAGAGTAGGCGGCGGCTGCTGGGAATCGGCTCATGTTTTGCGCTTCTGGTCATCATGACCTTAAGATCGGATCACCACTTAAGGTCACCATGACAAGAACAACTCCCCCCACCCCCATCGGCGTCGCGGTCTCGACGGTCATCTTCCGGCTGCGCCGAGACGCCGACGACGCCCGCATCGAGCTGCCGCTGGTGCGCCGGACGCGCGACCCGCACGAGGGCCAGTGGGCCCTCCCCGGAGGCTGGGTCGACCCCGCCGAGAACATCGACGCGACGGCATCCCGCACCCTCGCCGAGACGACGGGGCTGGCGCCGAGCTACCTGGAGCAGCTGTACGCGTTCGGCGACGTCGGCCGCTCCCCCGGACGCGTCGTCTCGATCGTCTACTGGGCACTCGTGCGTGAAGACGTCACCGAGGCCACCGAGCAGCACAACGTCGCCTGGTTCGATGCGACCGACCTGCCGGAGCTCGCCTTCGACCACAACCACATCGTCGACTACGCCCTCTGGCGCCTGCGCAACAAGGTGGGCTACAGCCGCATTGCACACGGCTTCCTCCCCGACCGGTTCACTCTCGCGGAGCTCCGCGAGGTGTATGAGGCGATCCTCGACCGTCGCCTCGACCCGGCTAACTTCCGTCGACAGGTCGAAGGCTCGGGCACCCTCATCCCCACCGACGACTTCCGCACCGGCAGCCACCGGCCGGCCCGTCTCTACCGATACAACCAGGACGTCGAGCTGGCCGATCGTGGCCCGCTCCCGCAGTGAAGGATCCGTCATGACCGCCACTCCCCTCACCCTGCAGCCCCGCGCCGTCGACCACCCCGTCGACCCCAGCGTCGATCACGAGATCCAGGCGATCGTCGCCGGCGAGGCGACCACCGAGACCTGCAACACCGATCTCGCCGCCGGTCCCTGGACGTTCGACACGCGGCCGGGATACGGCCCCGGCTCATCGATGGGCGACGTCATCCCGACGGGCACCCCTCGGCAGGGACAGCTGCCGGCGGCGTATCGGGAGGCGGATGAGGCCGAGCTCGCCGCCCGCATCGTCGCCGCGAAGGCGACGCTCGGCGATCGCGTCGTCGTGCTCGGGCACTTCTACCAGCGCGAGGAGGTCGTCGTCCACGCGGACTACGTCGGCGACTCGTTCCAGCTGGCGAACGCCGCGCTGGAGCACCCGGATGCCGAGGCGATCGTGTTCTGCGGCGTGCACTTCATGGCAGAGACGGCCGATCTCCTCTCCCGCCCCGAGCAGGCGGTGATCCTGCCCAATCTCGCCGCCGGCTGCTCGATGGCCGATATGGCCGACATCGATCAGGTCGAGGACTGCTGGGAGCAGCTCGCCGACATGTACGGCGATATGGAGACACCGGATGCCGATGGCCTGGTCCCCGTCATCCCCGTGACGTACATGAACTCCTCCGCCGCGATCAAGGGATTCGTGGGACGCCACGGCGGGATCGTCTGCACGTCGTCCAACGCGCGGACCGTCCTCGAGTGGGCGTTCGCGCGGGGCCGGCGGGTGCTCTTCTTCCCCGACCAGCACCTGGGACGCAACACTGCCAAGGCGATGGGCGTGCCCCTCGAGCAGATGCCGATGTGGAACCCGCGCAAGGCTCTCGGCGGCTCTACCGAGGCGGAGCTCGAGGATGCCCGCGTCATCCTCTGGCACGGTTTCTGCTCGGTGCACCGCCGGTTCACGGTCGACCAGATCGCCGCCGCCCGCGTCGAGCACCCGGGCGTCCGCGTCATCGTGCACCCCGAGTGCCCGATGGACGTCGTGGACGCCGCGGACGAGGCGGGTTCGACGGACTACATCCGGAAGGCCATCGCCGCCGCGACCGAGCCGACGACCTTCGCGATCGGCACGGAGATCAACCTGGTGCAGCGCCTCGCGGCGCAGTTCCCGCAGCACGAGATCTTCTGCCTCGACCCCGTCGTCTGCCCCTGCTCCACGATGTACCGCATCCACCCCGGATACCTCGCGTGGGTGCTCGAGGGTCTCGTCGCCGGTGAGGTGCTCAACCGCATCACAGTGACGGCCGACGTCGCCGAACCGGCGCGGGTCGCCCTCGAGCGGATGCTGGCGGCCAAGCCGTGACCACGGTGGTCGTCGTCGGCTCCGGGATCGCCGGACTGAGCGCTGCGCTCCGGGCAGACGCCGCGGGGTGCACGGTCACCCTCGTCACGAAGGGCGCGCTCTCCGAGGCGAACACCCGTTACGCCCAGGGCGGGATCGCGGGGGTCCTCTCCCCCGCCGACCGCGCGGCTGATCACGCCCACGACACACTCGTCGCCGGAGCGGGCCTCGCCGACCCGGCTGCCGTCGAGGTCCTCGTCACCGAGGGCCCCGATCGCATCCGCGACCTCATCGCCGCGGGTGTGCAGTTCGACCGAGACGACGACGGCACCCTCCGCGCCGGTCTCGAGGGTGCCCACTCGTTCCCGCGCATCCTGCACGCCGGTGGGGACGCCACCGGCGCCGAGATCGAACGCGCCCTCGTCCGCCGGGTGCGGGCGAGCCGTGTCGACATCCGCGAGCATGCCTTCGTCACCGACCTCGTGCTTCGTGGGGGTCGCGTCGGCGGTGTTGCTCTCCTCGACGGCGAGCGGATCGATGCAGATGCGGTGGTGCTCGCCACGGGCGGCGCGGGCGAGCTCTTCGCGCACTCCACGAACCCCGCCGTGGCGACGGGCGATGGCATCGCCGTGGCGGCGCGGGCAGGGGCGAGCGTCCGCGACCTCGAGTTCATGCAGTTCCACCCCACCGTCCTCGCCGTCGGCGACGCCTTTCTCGTCTCGGAGGCCGTCCGCGGCGAGGGCGCCGTACTCCGCGACGAGAGCGGGCGCAGATTCGCCCTCGACGTGCACCCCGACGGTGAGCTCGCGCCCCGCGACGTGGTCGCCCGGGCGATCACGGATGCGATGTCCCGTCAGGGCGGTCGGCCCGTCCTCCTCGACGCAACCGCCGTCCACAGCGCCGACGCTCTCGAACGCGCGGCCTTCCTCGCAGAACGATTCCCCACGATCGACGCCGCCGTTCGCGCTCGCGGGCTCGACTGGGCCCGCGAACCCATCCCGGTAACCCCGGCCGCCCACTACCTCATGGGCGGTATCGTCACCGATCTGGACGGCCGCACCGACCTGCCCGGCCTGTACGCGGTCGGCGAGGTCGCGCGCACGG
This DNA window, taken from Microbacterium sp. MM2322, encodes the following:
- a CDS encoding L-serine ammonia-lyase, yielding MSVSIGVFDLFTVGIGPSSSHTVGPMRAAADFVSRIDADLATRVQVDLYGSLAATGRGHGTLTAVLLGLEGLQPDEVLPPQVEERTAAIRDERRVRVGGTGDVPLCEDDVILHPLTILPGHTNALRLKAWDAAGELLDDAVYYSTGGGFIVRDGEQAQAISSTPVPFPFETAAELLTHCEREGVSMAEIQRRNERASRSDDEITGGILHLADVMADSVAAGAAREGMLPGGLRVPRRAPAWQDRLRRDDPRGDDPTFWQEWVNFVALAVNEENASGGRIVTAPTNGAAGIIPAVLHYATHYAARGRAREEIVVPYLLTAAAIGVLYKARASISGAEVGCQGEVGSASSMAAAGLAEVLGGTPHQVENAAEIAMEHNLGLTCDPIGGLVQIPCIERNAIAAAKAINAAKMALWGDGTHRVSLDEVIVTMRETGRDMSSKYKETALGGLAVSVVEC
- a CDS encoding MarP family serine protease, coding for MLVVDIIVVLVLIAALFGGLLRGLVATAGTLIGIVLGAVLAVWLTPVIAPTFSGWEYRSLVLALIALGIVVALASIGTAVGARLRRGVDKAKLAPVDRILGGVVNTAAAAVVLLLASGAIVGSGMPGVAPAVASSRVLGAIDALTPPGLDSALAEFRGFIVDEGIPRVGELLAPEVEPTAPPVSLDDPQLQRAGASVARISGNAYACGASLTGSGFVVAEDLVVTNAHVVAGVDTPLVELPGRDAEEGRIVYFDPIDDLAVISVSGLGAAPLPIVGDVAAGTPVAVQGYPLGGPFTSSAAYVLSVGDAIVSDIYEKSSQPREIYALEADVRPGNSGGPLLTENGEVTGVVFARGQDDATRGYAMTTDELRPALDVSPDAPTVSSGECTTD
- a CDS encoding NrtR DNA-binding winged helix domain-containing protein — protein: MTRTTPPTPIGVAVSTVIFRLRRDADDARIELPLVRRTRDPHEGQWALPGGWVDPAENIDATASRTLAETTGLAPSYLEQLYAFGDVGRSPGRVVSIVYWALVREDVTEATEQHNVAWFDATDLPELAFDHNHIVDYALWRLRNKVGYSRIAHGFLPDRFTLAELREVYEAILDRRLDPANFRRQVEGSGTLIPTDDFRTGSHRPARLYRYNQDVELADRGPLPQ
- the nadA gene encoding quinolinate synthase NadA, whose protein sequence is MTATPLTLQPRAVDHPVDPSVDHEIQAIVAGEATTETCNTDLAAGPWTFDTRPGYGPGSSMGDVIPTGTPRQGQLPAAYREADEAELAARIVAAKATLGDRVVVLGHFYQREEVVVHADYVGDSFQLANAALEHPDAEAIVFCGVHFMAETADLLSRPEQAVILPNLAAGCSMADMADIDQVEDCWEQLADMYGDMETPDADGLVPVIPVTYMNSSAAIKGFVGRHGGIVCTSSNARTVLEWAFARGRRVLFFPDQHLGRNTAKAMGVPLEQMPMWNPRKALGGSTEAELEDARVILWHGFCSVHRRFTVDQIAAARVEHPGVRVIVHPECPMDVVDAADEAGSTDYIRKAIAAATEPTTFAIGTEINLVQRLAAQFPQHEIFCLDPVVCPCSTMYRIHPGYLAWVLEGLVAGEVLNRITVTADVAEPARVALERMLAAKP
- the nadB gene encoding L-aspartate oxidase translates to MTTVVVVGSGIAGLSAALRADAAGCTVTLVTKGALSEANTRYAQGGIAGVLSPADRAADHAHDTLVAGAGLADPAAVEVLVTEGPDRIRDLIAAGVQFDRDDDGTLRAGLEGAHSFPRILHAGGDATGAEIERALVRRVRASRVDIREHAFVTDLVLRGGRVGGVALLDGERIDADAVVLATGGAGELFAHSTNPAVATGDGIAVAARAGASVRDLEFMQFHPTVLAVGDAFLVSEAVRGEGAVLRDESGRRFALDVHPDGELAPRDVVARAITDAMSRQGGRPVLLDATAVHSADALERAAFLAERFPTIDAAVRARGLDWAREPIPVTPAAHYLMGGIVTDLDGRTDLPGLYAVGEVARTGVHGANRLASNSLLEGAVFGARAGAAVAADAGAPWPVPGRTSASTPAATTDGIPHPPFTRRALQELLWTDAGVSRDGEGLRHAARTLAAWRSDATAPRTLREHEDANLRQVAELMVAAAAARTGSVGSHLRTDDPAVSAVRSDLEGAA